A genomic segment from Tachysurus fulvidraco isolate hzauxx_2018 chromosome 21, HZAU_PFXX_2.0, whole genome shotgun sequence encodes:
- the rimbp2a gene encoding RIMS-binding protein 2 isoform X10, translating to MRGQKPDVEQLLKQSQTELLWIRRQLAIIAARNASHTRAREKLKHEVLPLHLSSGNRFHLLEETNRTLKLEVATLRQQKQLYKSLETEVSERRKRCQLLEREVKNKVSACQSLKHELQRAKQERKRLNIQLFSHSLKAEQYEEVKSDYEQLRATLASVSEQRDTARREKDELRGKLENLEQALKRMCEAAEARQQLEAEHEQALENLSSTQQEIQLLQKAQAEADKEHEEKVRLLKVKVEDLEQKCQIQSDKCNILSKELEKFHLGLQTDCEHRAEITTSRRAICNLLNELQSRSRKGDESSAGSPLISELLQPLQVSRDTSETPLHTDIAITARPQSMSTSEMGDEVSPAPRSKARYTGQVRLCTARYSYNPYDGPNEHPEAELPLVAGKYLYVYGDMDDDGFYEGELLDGQRGLVPSNFVEFVQDKEKPSLDGAEDLGQLEHGSLSLTAIDGGISLDSLSINSLGPCSNGTGTLDADEIADDIVPYPRKINLIKQLARSVIVAWEQPLVPLGWGNINGYNVLVDGEVRGTVPFSGRTKLLVEKMDLAACTYRVSVQSVTDRGLSDELRCTMLVGRNVTVAPTGLRLDDIMRDSAELSWLPSNSNYSHTVFLDGVEYAIVKPCCYRLRFSNLKATTVYKVRVAAKPHQVPWHMPLEQREKKEAGVEFCTQAAGPPLPPRDVHVQCGQAPGILQVHWKPPLLTPMGTSNGANVIGYAVCTKGQRVAEVLYPLADFATVDLNCIQCLEAREVVVRTLSAQGESQDSHVAAIPSNLLVPPPQTHLPPHHMQSSLPHQVPQPLTPRPALPPPMQPLPPHAGHDTISHLQTLPICPNQPVSHLQPHPVPHSTQPSPPHLQALPAHPFSQPQPNIPIPQPTIPIPQPTIPMPQPHIPQLSLPQPQRPPSARELETKEQVPGMLHPAGGPAQPWESVCSPSGLPPALPHGHTLEAPPCPNRRSPSPQRILPQPRGTLIPDTMAKAIAREAAQRVAVESGRMERRSQGFHSQNSDEEEDEESYQSRRRGASVDDFLRGSELGRQSQYSHSEEYQTESSRGSDLSDIMEEDEEELYSEMQLEDGRRRSSHSALKGGGNISSSGRLDRDSNRRPAHRGPQPQQRPLMVPSIEITTESNSEGNRSPVMEDVYYGRVARHRTWCSQRHGGHRPPYGMCCSSVF from the exons gAAACAGAAGTGagtgagaggaggaagagatgtCAGCTTCTTGAGAGAGAGGTGAAGAACAAGGTCTCAGCATGCCAGAGTTTA AAGCATGAGCTCCAGCGGGCAAAACAAGAGAGGAAACGCCTCAATATCCAGCTGTTCAGTCACAGCCTGAAGGCGGAGCAGTACGAGGAG GTAAAGTCAGACTATGAGCAGCTCAGAGCGACGTTGGCGAGTGTAAGCGAGCAGAGGGACACGGCAAGACGGGAAAAAGATGAGCTCCGAGGCAAACTGGAGAATCTTGAGCAGGCCCTAAAG cgcaTGTGCGAGGCTGCAGAAGCGAGGCAGCAGCTGGAGGCAGAGCATGAACAGGCCCTGGAGAACCTCAGCTCCACACAGCAGGAGATCCAGCTTCTGCAAAAG GCTCAAGCTGAGGCTGATAAAGAGCATGAAGAAAAGGTCCGTCTGCTAAAG GTCAAAGTCGAGGACCTGGAACAGAAATGCCAGATTCAGAGTGACAAGTGTAACATTCTGTCCAAAGAGCTGGAGAAATTTCACTTGGGTTTGCAAACCGATTGTGAGCACCGGGCAGAAATCACCACGTCAAGGAGAGCAATCTGTAACCTGCTCAACGAGCTGCAGAGTCGCTCTAGGAAAG GTGATGAGAGTTCTGCAGGTTCTCCGCTAATCTCTGAGCTCCTCCAGCCACTGCAGGTCAGCAGAGACACGTCTGAGACGCCGTTGCACACTGACATCGCCATAACAGCAAGACCTCAATCAATGAGCACCTCAGAG ATGGGGGATGAGGTGAGTCCTGCTCCAAGGTCCAAGGCAAGATACACAGGACAGGTTCGTCTCTGCACAGCCCGCTACAG ttaCAATCCTTACGATGGACCAAATGAGCATCCTGAGGCTGAGCTGCCTCTTGTTGCTGGGAAATATCTCTATGTGTATGGGGACATGGACGATGATGGATTTTATGAAG GAGAGCTGCTGGATGGCCAGCGAGGCCTGGTTCCTTCTAACTTTGTGGAGTTTGTCCAGGACAAGGAAAAGCCATCGTTAGATGGAGCAGAGGATCTGGGTCAGCTGGAGCATGGCTCTTTAAGCCTGACAGCAATAGACGGAGGCATATCCCTGGACAGTTTAAGCATCAACTCTCTCGGGCCCTGCAGCAATGGGACTGGCACTCTGGATGCTGATGAGATCGCTGATGACATTGTGCCTTACCCGAGAAAAATCAATTTAATTAAACAGCTGGCAAGGAGTGTAATCGTTGCTTGGGAGCAACCTCTAGTGCCCCTTGGTTGGGGCAACATTAATGGCTACAATGTTTTAGTGGATGGGGAGGTGCGTGGCACTGTGCCATTCAGTGGCAGGACCAAACTTCTGGTGGAGAAGATGGATCTGGCTGCCTGCACATACCGTGTGTCAGTGCAGAGCGTGACGGACCGAGGCTTGTCAGATGAGCTCCGCTGCACCATGCTTGTGGGACGGAACGTCACGGTGGCCCCGACAGGCCTGCGCTTGGATGACATCATGCGTGACTCAGCAGAGCTCTCCTGGCTCCCCAGCAACAGCAACTACTCACATACTGTGTTTTTGGATGGAGTTGAGTATGCCATAGTAAAGCCATGCTGTTATAGACTGCGGTTTAGCAACCTGAAAGCCACCACCGTGTACAAGGTGAGGGTGGCAGCCAAACCACACCAGGTGCCCTGGCACATGCCACTGGAACAACGAGAGAAAAAGGAGGCCGGGGTCGAGTTCTGCACACAGGCTGCAG GCCCTCCTCTGCCACCCAGGGACGTGCATGTTCAGTGTGGACAGGCTCCAGGGATTCTACAGGTCCACTGGAAGCCTCCATTGTTGACGCCTATGGGGACTTCTAATGGTGCCAACGTCATTGGCTATGCAGTGTGCACCAAGGGCCAGAGG GTTGCTGAAGTATTGTACCCACTGGCTGACTTTGCAACAGTGGATCTGAATTGTATTCAGTGTTTGGAAGCCCGTGAGGTTGTGGTCAGGACTTTATCAGCACAAGGCGAAAGTCAGGATTCGCATGTCGCCGCCATTCCTAGTAACCTGCTCGTGCCTCCACCCCAAACCCACCTGCCACCTCACCACATGCAGTCTTCTCTACCACACCAAGTGCCCCAGCCCCTGACTCCTCGCCCTGCCCTCCCGCCTCCAATGCAGCCGTTGCCCCCTCATGCTGGCCATGATACAATTTCCCATCTTCAAACACTTCCCATTTGTCCAAATCAGCCAGTTTCTCATCTTCAGCCCCATCCTGTACCCCATTCTACTCAGCCATCTCCTCCTCATCTCCAGGCTCTACCTGCTCACCCCTTTTCCCAACCCCAGCCAAACATCCCAATACCTCAGCCCACAATCCCTATACCTCAACCCACCATCCCAATGCCTCAACCACACATTCCCCAGCTGTCCCTTCCACAGCCACAGAGACCACCAAGTGCCAGAGAACTGGAAACCAAAGAGCAGGTACCAGGCATGCTTCATCCTGCTGGGGGTCCTGCACAGCCATGGGAGTCTGTGTGTTCTCCATCTGGCCTTCCCCCAGCTCTGCCACATGGACACACTCTCGAGGCACCGCCATGCCCTAACCGCCGCTCACCTTCTCCTCAGAGAATCCTCCCCCAGCCCAGAGGCACGCTCATACCGGATACAATGGCCAAAGCCATCGCCCGTGAAGCTGCCCAAAGAGTGGCAGTAGAAAGTGGACGG ATGGAGAGGCGAAGTCAGGGCTTTCACTCTCAGAACTcagatgaggaagaggatgaggaaAGCTATCAGTCTCGCAGAAGAGGAGCATCTGTGGATGACTTCCTCAGGGGCTCAGAACTGGGCAGGCAG TCCCAGTACAGTCATAGTGAAGAGTACCAGACAGAAAGCAGCCGAGGTTCAGACCTATCTGACATtatggaggaggatgaggaggagctGTACTCTGAAATGCAACTGGAGGATGGACGAAGGCGCAGCTCACACAGTGCACTTAAG GGTGGAGGCAACATTTCATCGTCAGGAAGGCTGGATCGGGACTCAAATCGGAGGCCAGCTCATAGAGGTCCTCAACCCCAGCAGAGACCCCTCATGGTCCCCTCTATTG AGATAACCACTGAGAGTAACAGTGAGGGGAACCGTTCTCCAGTCATGGAGGATGTTTACTATGGCCGTGTAGCGCGGCACAGGACATGGTGTTCACAGAGGCATGGTGGCCACAGGCCTCCTTATGGTATGTGTTGCAGCTCCGTGTTCTAA